Within the Salvia hispanica cultivar TCC Black 2014 chromosome 4, UniMelb_Shisp_WGS_1.0, whole genome shotgun sequence genome, the region CCATTCCAACTCGTGGAGAGTATATTCTGAGTCATCCATAATAGTGGAATCATGTGGAGTGTGCAGAGCACTGTTGCTCTTGGAGTTTCTTATAGCGTCTGATTCATTGATTACTGCTTCTAATAGACCGCTATTCTGCTCATTTGGAGGCGTTTGGTGTAAGGTATCAACGGAAGGCAAAGGAGAAGAGGGTGAGGGTGAGGCCCAAGTACCCATCTGAGTTTGGAGTGAAGGGAGCTCCTGCTTCATTGCCCGAGAAGGCTCTGAAGAAGAGTGGCCATTTGAGACGGCATGGCTGCCGTTAGGTAAACTCGAAGCTCTTGCATGGTAAGTTACAGGATTATGATCATATGCAGAGAACACCGAAGATTTACCAATTTGTGTAGAATTATCAATATGGTACTGATTCCCACCAGGGAAAACATTACAGGTAGGAGCATTTAAGCCATTGAACACTGGTTCGGACCATCGAAAACGCTTGGATGGATGAACTGCTGGGAGCAAGGACTTGTTATCGTATGGAGAGTTTGGACCCTGAGTAAGCAGGCTACTTGCGGAAATATCAAGCCAGTTATTAGCAGGAAAATCAAGAAGGCCCTGTGCgtcaaaattcttaaattccACTCGTGGAATGTGAATTGACTTGAGTTCTGGATGATGCAGATTACCAGATGATAAATTACTCGTATCGTCACTTTGCAGGTTATCGTTCAACGACTTCACACAGATATCAGGTGGTAGGCCAGCACGTTGTCTTCTTTTGATTCTGGTGTTCCAGTAATTCTTAATCTCATTGTCTGTGCGGCCAGGCAACTGCCAGTAGAGATGAAAAGGATGAGAAGATGAGCAATATACTGAATATCACCTTTCTAAGCATGAAAAGTATTTCATCATGTAACCATTAAGTCTTTCCAAGGACCAAGTATGGagcaaaatattttcatcagAGTTAAAACAGATATGGGAAAGATGCAACTATTTATTGTATCTTTTGGGATGAAAGATCATAGCTAAACTCTAATATATCTTGTTACTAAGGGATCGATACCAGCAATATCACACATAACACATGTGCTTACAAAGCTAtaactcaaaataaataatgaataaatggTACACATCAACCTTAAAGGCGGAAGATGGTCCCCATTACAGCCCCACAAACTTCAAACCTGTGCATGTAGTAAATTATCTCTATCTATCACATATACAATGCACATCTTTATTCCATTCCTTTATATTTGAAAGTGGGTGATGGTCCACATATTTCTTAACTACAATGATGCCATACAACAAACAAATACCATGCAATGCCATTTTAAACTTAGTGAGGCAGTAGACTGTAAATGATTTTAGAATATGGTGAATAGGGTAAGATACTAGGAGCTGCCTAAATTCCATTGCAAGCTGCCTAAATTCTATTGCACTTTGGCATCAAATGAGGTTGCGTGCATGGGAACCAGTGTTAGAAAATAACCATACGAACTTTACAGGGAAATCTTTTAACTGTATCAATTgataatggctattatttcaATCTTGATTAAAAACCATGGAGATGCAGCTGTAGATGATGCATCAGGATGAGAAATGAACTGCCCAAAAGGCACACTTCGGCATTATTGGTGGTGGCATCCATGGTTCCATGCTTAATTATCACACTATGATATGACTATTCCTacaatcataattaaattaccatGCAGATGCAGCTGTAGAAGGCACATGCTTATTTGCAGTGAAATGATGGCATGAGAAATGTCATCCTAAATGCAGAAACAGATAGAACATATGCCAAGATATTTTTGACCAgtcatgaaaataaattgaagcATTGGGACACACCTCAGTAGCCATTCGAGCCCATTTGTTTCCCATATTGGCATGGAGTTTAATTATGAGACTCTCCTCCTCGGCTGTAAATGAACCTTTCTTAAGATCTGGTCTGAGGTGATTCGCCCACCTCAAACGACAACTCTTTCCACAGCGGGCAAGACCTGAGTGTTTCTGAACTGCATTCCAGTTTCCCTCTCCATGTTTTGTAACATATTCAATTAAGATTGCATCTTCTGCAGTAGTCCAAGGACCTTTTTTAAGTGGGCCATTCCCACCGACATTCCCTTCAATACCATCGTCAACAGGCGGGGGATCTGTGCCACTGTTGGAATTCCTCTCGTCACTTTCACACGACATTGTCGTCtcctaattttcaaaataacaaGAATCAAAAGTTATAGAGCGAGGCAGCATGTGGGACATGATGCATggttttctaaaaaataattctaaacTTTGTGCAACCCAAAATGTGCAATCTCATTCTCTCACACAAAACTAGTTACCTAACAACCCAACACACCATGGATTTTTTGAGAGAGAGGAAATATAGATCACCGAAAAGTTCTATACCCATATAAACTATGAAGCAACCACACATTATTAGAGATAATAGACATAACACACGCTGCATTCACAATTGGACAAGTCGCGTCGTGTCAATAGGGTCGATTCTCCAATGCAAAAAATGGTGTCTTTGAGAGGCTAATCATGttctaaaattctacaaaataattactcctCTGTCTCAAGGTAAGTGATGTGTTCCTTACTGGGACGTCCCTTGCTAAGtgacatatttcatttttttctggTAAATATTAACCACTTTTCTCTACCcaactttattatctcttcatttaactcactaaacacaactttcttgATTCTCGTCTCATTGAAATGCATCACGTAAGTCAGGTTAGAGGgagtaaaatttgaaattttgtagCACATCATCATAAACCAAGGAAACGACCACACCAAATGTTCACACATTTTAAGAGTCGACTGTCCGACATATCCCTATAACTCAAACTCACAAAACGGAAAGAAAATCAGATTCCGGTTACTTATAATCCTCACTAACAAATAGGCTGATGAATGATTTTCCACGAATGCTAAGTCAAAAGCATTACAATTTCACTATCTTTACTTCTGCgtacaaaaaatattgtcataaaattaagcaagcacaagaaaggaaaaatattaaaactttCCAAATAACGAGAGAAGCTATTGAATTCTATATATCTaacattataatataattccaaattaacaaaatatctCTAAcaattatacataaaattagcaTAAACAATAACTTTATACAAagaatattactataatattcatattctCTACCTGGATCCAGCGACCTCTGCAAATTAAATCTTTCCAGATGAAAATCCAGTGTCTTATATCGTAGAATCCAAGActcgattttttttcatttgtgtttCCTGGGAAAGgcttttttaatattagaatatagaaaataaacgAAAACAATGCCGCAAACTCAAATCTACGCCAAATTCCGacgaataaaataaaaaaaataccagCTGAAATCTTTGTTGAAGGTCAGACAAAATCAGAATCGTTACAATGGGAGAATtgaaattaacaatatttaagAATCCCCAGAACCCTAGTCAAGAATTGATTAAAACAAACACCAGATCCACTTGTTCATTAAAatagatggagagagagaaaatgtgtgCGAGAAAAATCAAAGAGAGAGGAATAAAGCTGATACGatgtgaaaatttgaaaatataaatataattcaaaaaaataaaaataaaaataaaaatatatactccgtATCAGAGAGAGACGAGAGAATATAATTATCTAAGCtaaaatggagaaagagaTTTGAGGGGTGAAAAACCTCAATTGAGATTGATTGCAGCTGCATGCAAAGAAACTCATAAACACACATCTCCAATTCTGGCCATTCATTTATTCGTAGTGACTTGCATGtatgatttgtttttattatgtgTTGATTGATTGAACTCTAGCCTTGAATGCTCGACACTTTATATCTCATGGTGAGTGTGTGTGCTGTGTGAGAGAGACGAAGGAGAGAGCTAATCAAAGGCAATAATCTGAAATCCTGAAATACtgccattttaattttgactaTGTATCACCTttatccattttcttttatttaaacttattttatactataaaataattttataaattcataaaaatattattatatgaaatctgaaatcataaatatataaaataaaaaataattattaaaaaatatataatcaaacaaaagaaaaaattaataagaaacaatattattatttcaagttctggaatcacaaatttatacaataGCAATTTATTGTACCAATAAAAACTTATATAAccaaataagtttataaactaaaatttgcacacaattcacatatcatttaaatcacttttaGATCTATACTACAAAAGATCAATCACAAACACATATCAATAAAAGTAATGTATAAGAAGATAGCCAAATCGAATAAtcgatcaaaatcatcaacaaaaatacagcAAAATAGCATGGAATTTACAATCGATATCAATATGCATGCATTTAGccggaagaaaaaaaaatctggttGCATACCCTAATAGTATCCCCCGCATCGCCTACTTCCCGTGTAGCTgccaaatattcaaaatatcgATTCCAATGCCCATTACTATATTTCCCACAATGTCTCAAACCTATTGTTTAGTACTTATTGAATTTACCTTTATTTACGtccacaataataaatatagtataaatgtatatatatttattctagcACTGTTGTATAAATGATATCGAAAtatgatatactactatagtaCTACACAGAAAAATAGAgacttttataatataaattgctATATGTTAGTTACCGTGTATGGTTAGGgaccttagagcatccacaatagcggGCAGAGGACGAACTAAtatcgtttttttttattgcacaTTGTGTGAAGATATTGTAGATCTTGCAGAGCCAACTTGATCGCATTAGCCTGCAAAAATGAAGGAAACATCGTTGTGAACCCGAATCAACCATGCCACGATTGAATCATGGAAATGCAAAGGGAGAAACCAAAAATTCTTATGAAACCGCAATACCTGCTCATCAGTAATTCTACGCAGAGGCGAACCACCTCCAATGGCAGCATACCCTTCCTTGCTCTTGGGAGCTCTCAGCGTTGAAATCAGCTATGCTAAGGGACGGTGAAGGAACCCGGGCAACCTTGGAAAACGAATGATGTCCTGTAAGATggcataaaaaataaaaaaatatatataaaccatcaaataataaaaccaaataatcacattaatttatattacgGTTTTTTTTGGAAATCACTGTCCTCTTAAATGTTTGAATTGTATAGGACCTATTAAATCTAAATCATAGTTACTAAACGTCCATGAAGTTAATAAGTTAGTGGGTAAGTGGTGATGAATGTCATTAGTGGGTagttaatcatgaaaaaatgaagagtcataatattaatatttcatttaggtttaaatttaataatatggagtagtaagtatattagaaaaatctttttatattatcaatggcattcatgtaattattcctttttggaaatCATTATCCTCTTAAATGTTTGAATTGTGTTGGACCTATTAAATCTAAATCATGAAGTTAACAAGTTAGTGGGTAAGTGGTAATGAATGTCATTAGTGGGTagttaatcatgaaaaaaaaatgaaaagtcatagtattaatatttcatttaggtttaaatttaataatatggagtaggaagtatattagaaaaatctttttatattatcaatggcGTTTATGTAATTATTCCCAAAActcccttttatatatttatagatatgaGGGAGAAAGTGAGAGTTGGGATTAGATGGACCGCGGTGCACTGCGATAATATATTCACTCTATGCTAgaagtagagtcattttgccattttattcTGCTCACtcattttactctcttttattttattctttttttatttcttaatttctcttttcctattttattttttctttacgTAACTCATTTaacccaattttttaaaattttcataccGAAAAGAAATATTTCCACTATTATGGAATACAATGAGTACTTTGTAAGATTACGCAGTAATTAcgtttattactattactatgaaGCCATATATTCCTTCTAATGAGATAAAAGACAAAATCCAAAGTTAACTTCAGGGAGACACTATCCTTACTTCAACAAGCCAatagagcatccgcaacggCGGATGTCTTGGCGAACGTTGGACCGGCGTACCCAACGTCCGCGCGGGATGTCCGCCATTAGGCAATCGACCGACGGATGCGGACGTGCGTTGAGGACACCGGAGTTCTTCGGATTTCCGATGACATCCGTcgggacgtccgccactgcGAGTTCCCGGCGGATGTCccgactttttttttactctatatatacggctcgttgaacttcatttcattcgcaccacttgttttaacgagacTCTCTCTACGTTTCTTTTACTATATCCAAAATGGCCAGTATTAGTGGTAGTTGtgcgggtggtagtggtgAGGGTGCTGATGACGTACGCCGGCGAATTAAAGAGCAGTTGCGGGCCATTACATCGAGGGAGATAAATCGCGTGTTACAAGCGGCcttgcagcagcagcagccggTGGTACCTCGACCCATCCATTGTCGAGCTATAGTCCCCCGGGACCACATCGCTGCACACCGTCGGTTGTATGAGGATTAGTTCGCACCGGAGCAGCGGTTTGGGGAGAAAATGTTTCGGCGACGTTTTAGGATGCGTCGTCCGCTATTTCTGCGTATCGTGGGTGCTTTAGAGCGTCGATACGATTATTTCAGGATGAGGGAGGATGCGGTTAGTAAACCCGACCACACGCCCATACAGAAGTGCACTGCCGCAATCAGACAGCTGGCATACGGAGGTGCGACCGACATGTtcgatgagtacctccacgtCGGTAAGACGACTGCCCGCGTCTGTTTGCAGTATTTTTGTGAGGGTGTTAGGGAGATATTCGGGGAAAGGTATCTTCAGAAGTCTACCCCCGAAGATTGTCAGGCTCTGATGGATATGCACGAGAGTCAGCACGGGTTTCCGGGAAAAAACTGCCCCGCCGCCTGGAAAGGGGTGTACACTACTGGTTTCAAGGgtaagaatcccacgatgatccttgaagcGGTAGCTGACTACCAGTTGTGGATTTGACATGCGTACTTTGGAGTAGTCGGGTCGAACAtcgacatcaacgtcctccagTCGTCGCTCCTTTTCAACGAGCAGTGCATGAGCGTAGGTCCGGCCGTCAGTTTcgtcgccaacggcaaccagcACAATATGGGCTATTATTTGGCGGATGAGATATACCATATGTGGCCCGTCTtcgtgaagacgatcagatgcgCAACAGAAGAAGATAGGATCTATTTTGCGAGTCGTCATGAGGcagcgcgcaaggatgtggagcgggcatttggtgtgctccaggcTCGATGGGT harbors:
- the LOC125219999 gene encoding transcription factor GAMYB-like isoform X1 is translated as MCVYEFLCMQLQSISIEPFPGNTNEKKSSLGFYDIRHWIFIWKDLICRGRWIQETTMSCESDERNSNSGTDPPPVDDGIEGNVGGNGPLKKGPWTTAEDAILIEYVTKHGEGNWNAVQKHSGLARCGKSCRLRWANHLRPDLKKGSFTAEEESLIIKLHANMGNKWARMATELPGRTDNEIKNYWNTRIKRRQRAGLPPDICVKSLNDNLQSDDTSNLSSGNLHHPELKSIHIPRVEFKNFDAQGLLDFPANNWLDISASSLLTQGPNSPYDNKSLLPAVHPSKRFRWSEPVFNGLNAPTCNVFPGGNQYHIDNSTQIGKSSVFSAYDHNPVTYHARASSLPNGSHAVSNGHSSSEPSRAMKQELPSLQTQMGTWASPSPSSPLPSVDTLHQTPPNEQNSGLLEAVINESDAIRNSKSNSALHTPHDSTIMDDSEYTLHELEWEAYEEQNSSLGHSSSSVFSENSFDEPFSMGFPVNEEAMNGARMPYANNVETRNQMIFSRRDFSVASNCLGAVEHKLKDAAIFLGGDLSRESKAVDAVETSSTPGYIDHDFGTWNIVPNI
- the LOC125219999 gene encoding transcription factor GAMYB-like isoform X2, whose amino-acid sequence is MSCESDERNSNSGTDPPPVDDGIEGNVGGNGPLKKGPWTTAEDAILIEYVTKHGEGNWNAVQKHSGLARCGKSCRLRWANHLRPDLKKGSFTAEEESLIIKLHANMGNKWARMATELPGRTDNEIKNYWNTRIKRRQRAGLPPDICVKSLNDNLQSDDTSNLSSGNLHHPELKSIHIPRVEFKNFDAQGLLDFPANNWLDISASSLLTQGPNSPYDNKSLLPAVHPSKRFRWSEPVFNGLNAPTCNVFPGGNQYHIDNSTQIGKSSVFSAYDHNPVTYHARASSLPNGSHAVSNGHSSSEPSRAMKQELPSLQTQMGTWASPSPSSPLPSVDTLHQTPPNEQNSGLLEAVINESDAIRNSKSNSALHTPHDSTIMDDSEYTLHELEWEAYEEQNSSLGHSSSSVFSENSFDEPFSMGFPVNEEAMNGARMPYANNVETRNQMIFSRRDFSVASNCLGAVEHKLKDAAIFLGGDLSRESKAVDAVETSSTPGYIDHDFGTWNIVPNI
- the LOC125221311 gene encoding uncharacterized protein LOC125221311, giving the protein MREDAVSKPDHTPIQKCTAAIRQLAYGGATDMFDEYLHVGKTTARVCLQYFCEGVREIFGERYLQKSTPEDCQALMDMHESQHGFPGKNCPAAWKGVYTTGFKVGSNIDINVLQSSLLFNEQCMSVGPAVSFVANGNQHNMGYYLADEIYHMWPVFVKTIRCATEEDRIYFASRHEAARKDVERAFGVLQARWVAVKGPSRLWYIDSIADVMYACIIMHNMLVEYEGPTLTDWTSDDVDAAGPSHGVATANVRMGVPNGEVEWVRAFADMGQRQAHIRLQNDIIEEQWTRRGRR